From Pan paniscus chromosome 6, NHGRI_mPanPan1-v2.0_pri, whole genome shotgun sequence, one genomic window encodes:
- the EPO gene encoding erythropoietin, translated as MGVHECPAWLWLLLSLLSLPLGLPVLGAPPRLICDSRVLERYLLEAKEAENITTGCAEHCSLNENITVPDTKVNFYAWKRMEVRQQAVEVWQGLALLSEAVLRGQALLVNSSQPWEPLQLHVDKAVSGLRSLTTLLRALGAQKEAISPPDAASAAPLRTITADTFRKLFRVYSNFLRGKLKLYTGEACRTGDR; from the exons ATGGGGGTGCACG AATGTCCTGCCTGGCTGTGGCTTCTCCTGTCCCTGCTGTCGCTCCCTCTGGGCCTCCCAGTCCTGGGCGCCCCACCACGCCTCATCTGTGACAGCCGAGTCCTGGAGAGGTACCTCTTGGAGGCCAAGGAGGCCGAGAATATCACG ACGGGCTGTGCCGAACACTGCAGCTTGAATGAGAATATCACTGTCCCAGACACCAAAGTTAATTTCTATGCCTGGAAGAGGATGGAg GTCAGGCAGCAGGCCGTAGAAGTCTGGCAGGGCCTGGCCCTGCTCTCGGAAGCTGTCCTGCGGGGCCAGGCCCTGTTGGTCAACTCTTCCCAGCCGTGGGAGCCCCTGCAGCTGCATGTGGATAAAGCCGTCAGTGGCCTTCGCAGCCTCACCACTCTGCTTCGGGCTCTGGGAGCCCAG AAGGAAGCCATCTCCCCTCCAGATGCGGCCTCAGCTGCTCCACTCCGAACAATCACTGCTGACACTTTCCGCAAACTCTTCCGAGTCTACTCCAATTTCCTCCGGGGAAAGCTGAAGCTGTACACAGGGGAGGCCTGCAGGACAGGGGACAGATGA